The DNA window GAATTGAAAGAATTTggatgaaaatcaaaaatatgaaaaatcttCACATATACTTCTAagcaaataaatcatatttgtaCAGTAAAATTAtgatgtttatatataaaaaatggtCCTTACATCTATAAATTTACGTCCAcagagtatgattccctctatttctttaaGAAATTCCATGTAATTcatagctacatgtatgtagaatCTAACAGGAAAGAAATCTATAAGCCCCGTTTACCGATTGGTCGAAACCCTCATCGACCTCACAGACGATACAAAATAATcctgatgatgtcagactcaaattcccatagaaGATGATTTGACTGTTTATTTTATCtataacgtactgatgtacttTAACAGTAATATAGTTAATCtctttactttttacaatccttttgataatttgttaaaagaaagatgtaaatatatataaacaacaaaatactttctttgatgattcatgtgggttatgaaggtagcgatcattgcagaaaaaatttgcATAACTTGCTATGACGGGTTTAGTACATATACTTTTGGGGAACACAAATGAtgatcacatacatgtataaatttgggcttttctttatttctatttttattttttattttattgtttttgggGGCCTTTTAACAAGACAAAATCTGTTAAAGAATAGAAATCTAAGAAAATCATAAATCAAACATGAAGAAACAGCTAAACCGTCACGTATATAAATATTCTGatttttgaattacatgtataaaactatATGTAGAGCAAATGAATACTTTACTTTGATAATTGGAATTGTTAATTGATGAAAATCATAAGTGCAAATATTGgtcattaaaatattacttttttaaaatttacattaacaACCCCTCCCCCTTATATAATTCACACATTAAACGTTTAGAAAATAGCAATAATACCAAATCAACTATGAatgtaatacatacatgtataaaacagtTACTATTAATCTGCGAtttataattgaataaaaaaaatactaaccATTAATGGGTCGTTTTAAAATACCTTTAAGTCAAAGTCTGATTATAGCTTTGTTTttgttgtgtgtgtgttttgtattttcaaaattgttgatAAGGTTGCGTCTGGCCATAgcattacaaattaaaatctttaaaaatctctctctctctctctctctctctctctctctctctctctctctatatatatatatataatttatggaCAGACGCCTACGCGTATGCTTCAATACCGTATGCATTGAATATTCTTGCACGGTGCTTttgcattgttttttattttccatatcAACTCCAATGACTAGTAGTTATCATAAAAAGTACAAAGAATATACGTCATGCACATTGACAAAAGCCTTGTGAAAATTGACATCGAATAGATATGACGTCATCTATAACAGCGACTATCAAATATGTATTGGATGCATCAGACTACGGCTAGTGTAAGACATTACACAACTGAATGTAATGCTCACACGTTCCCTTGACACACGAGGGTGACGTCACACTTTACGGTCATTTGATTACCTATCCTCAATGAACATTGGTTGCTTCTCGGGTCACAAAACTGTCCAGTCCTGGCCAATATAACATGGTCGATTGACAAAAATAGTTCCGCTTTGGTCATCATAAAACTGTATATATACTCACCAGATCAGGGCCAACTCCAAAAAGCATAATACAAGCTCCAGCGCAAACACTGACACCAAAAATGAGGAAGGCTCTGGTTCTCGTCTTTGTTCTCTCCGTTCTCGGAGTTAACCATGTATCGTctcaaacaaacaacaacatgAACTTGTTGGCGACTTTAGCCATTGGAGGAGTCGCCGGCTGGGCTTTGAACAGACACGTGGAGAGAAACAGACGACAGGACGCCATCAATGACTATCTTCTGCAGGGCTCTTTTGGCGGCGGTTTCCGGGATCCTTATTACGGAGGACGTTTTGGGGGAGGCTTTGGTAGTGGTTTTGGGGGAGCACCATGGTACGGATCCAGAAGAA is part of the Crassostrea angulata isolate pt1a10 chromosome 3, ASM2561291v2, whole genome shotgun sequence genome and encodes:
- the LOC128175524 gene encoding uncharacterized protein LOC128175524; protein product: MRKALVLVFVLSVLGVNHVSSQTNNNMNLLATLAIGGVAGWALNRHVERNRRQDAINDYLLQGSFGGGFRDPYYGGRFGGGFGSGFGGAPWYGSRRRGIF